A single window of Fusobacterium sp. JB019 DNA harbors:
- the atpD gene encoding F0F1 ATP synthase subunit beta, with protein sequence MVNKGSLTQIIGPVVDIRFKENLPKIYSALKVKKGDNDLILEVAQHIGNNMVRTIAMDDTNGLKRGMEVIDTGAPITVPVGKAVLGRILNVLGEPVDNAGPIETDEKLPIHRNAPDFESQGTEVEIFETGIKVIDLLAPYIKGGKIGLFGGAGVGKTVLIQELINNIAKGHGGLSVFAGVGERTREGRDLYNEMTESGVLSKTSLVYGQMNEPPGARLRVGLTGLTIAENFRDKEGQDVLLFIDNIFRFTQAGSEVSALLGRTPSAVGYQPNLATEMGALQERITSTKTGSITSVQAVYVPADDLTDPAPATTFSHLDATTVLSRRISSLGIYPAVDPLDSTSKALDPEIVGNEHYTVAREVQAVLQRYKELQDIIAILGMDELSDEDKLAVSRARKIEKFFSQPFSVAEQFTGIKGKYVPIKETVRGFKEILEGKYDDLPEQAFLYVGTIEEVVSKGRELLKGAD encoded by the coding sequence TTGGTTAATAAAGGAAGTCTTACACAAATAATAGGTCCAGTAGTTGATATAAGATTTAAAGAAAATTTACCCAAAATTTATAGTGCACTAAAGGTAAAAAAAGGAGATAATGACCTTATTCTTGAGGTAGCTCAACATATAGGAAATAATATGGTTAGAACCATAGCTATGGATGATACCAATGGATTAAAAAGAGGAATGGAAGTTATAGACACAGGAGCTCCAATAACAGTTCCAGTAGGGAAAGCAGTATTAGGAAGGATTTTAAATGTTTTAGGTGAACCAGTTGATAATGCAGGACCTATAGAGACAGATGAAAAACTACCAATTCATAGAAATGCCCCTGATTTTGAATCTCAAGGTACAGAAGTAGAAATATTTGAAACAGGTATAAAGGTAATTGATTTATTAGCTCCATATATAAAAGGTGGAAAAATAGGTTTATTTGGAGGAGCTGGTGTAGGAAAAACAGTTTTAATTCAAGAGTTAATAAACAATATAGCTAAAGGACATGGAGGATTATCCGTTTTTGCAGGTGTTGGAGAAAGAACAAGAGAAGGAAGAGATTTATATAATGAAATGACAGAATCAGGAGTTTTATCTAAAACATCTTTGGTTTATGGACAAATGAATGAACCACCAGGAGCAAGACTTAGAGTTGGTTTAACAGGATTAACTATAGCAGAAAATTTTAGAGATAAAGAAGGTCAAGATGTATTATTATTCATAGACAATATATTTAGATTTACTCAAGCAGGTTCAGAAGTTTCAGCTTTATTAGGGAGAACCCCATCAGCTGTAGGTTATCAACCTAACTTAGCAACAGAAATGGGAGCTTTACAAGAAAGAATAACTTCAACAAAAACAGGATCAATAACTTCAGTTCAAGCTGTATATGTTCCTGCAGATGATTTAACAGATCCAGCTCCAGCAACAACATTCTCTCATTTAGATGCAACAACAGTTCTTTCAAGAAGAATCTCATCTTTAGGAATTTATCCAGCAGTGGATCCTTTAGATTCTACTTCCAAAGCTCTAGATCCAGAGATTGTAGGAAATGAACATTATACTGTAGCAAGAGAAGTTCAAGCAGTTCTTCAAAGATACAAAGAGTTACAAGATATAATAGCGATTTTAGGTATGGATGAATTATCTGATGAGGATAAGTTAGCTGTTTCAAGAGCTAGAAAGATAGAAAAATTCTTTTCACAACCATTTTCGGTAGCAGAGCAGTTTACAGGAATTAAGGGTAAATATGTTCCTATAAAAGAAACTGTTAGAGGATTTAAAGAAATTCTAGAAGGAAAATATGATGACTTACCAGAGCAAGCATTTTTATATGTTGGAACAATAGAAGAAGTGGTAAGTAAAGGAAGAGAGTTATTGAAAGGAGCTGATTAA